The following coding sequences are from one Musa acuminata AAA Group cultivar baxijiao chromosome BXJ1-6, Cavendish_Baxijiao_AAA, whole genome shotgun sequence window:
- the LOC103971103 gene encoding ras-related protein RABA5c, with protein sequence MVVGGGKEEEEYLFKVVITGDSAVGKSNLLSRYARNEFNLHSKATIGVEFLTQTIDIDGKEVKAQIWDTAGQDRFRAVTSAYYRGAFGALVVYDVSRRSTFDSVSRWLDELNTHSYTTVAKMLVGNKCDLSNIREVSVEEGKCLAEAEGLFFIETSALDSTNVKTAFEIVIKEIYDNVSRKVLNSDSYKADLSINRVALFSDGANDQKQATSRFSCC encoded by the exons atggtggtgggaggagggaaggaggaggaggagtacctGTTCAAGGTGGTGATCACTGGGGACTCGGCGGTGGGGAAGTCGAACCTGCTGTCGAGGTACGCGAGGAACGAGTTCAACCTGCACTCCAAGGCCACCATCGGGGTGGAGTTCCTGACGCAGACCATCGACATCGACGGCAAGGAGGTGAAGGCCCAGATCTGGGACACCGCCGGCCAGGACCGGTTCCGCGCCGTCACCTCAGCCTACTACCGCGGGGCCTTCGGCGCCCTCGTCGTCTACGACGTCTCCCGCCGCTCCACCTTCGACTCTGTCTCCCGCTGGCTCGACGAGCTCAATA CACATTCATACACAACTGTCGCAAAGATGCTGGTCGGTAACAAGTGTGACTTGTCAAATATTAGAGAGGTATCGGTCGAGGAAGGGAAATGCCTCGCAGAAGCTGAAGGGCTTTTCTTTATTGAGACATCAGCCTTGGATTCTACGAATGTGAAAACGGCCTTCGAGATCGTGATCAAGGAGATCTACGACAATGTCAGCAGGAAGGTCTTGAATTCAGATTCCTACAAGGCAGACCTTTCTATCAACAGGGTTGCACTTTTTAGTGATGGCGCCAATGACCAAAAACAAGCTACAAGCAGATTCTCTTGTTGTTAG
- the LOC135585781 gene encoding pentatricopeptide repeat-containing protein At5g66500, mitochondrial-like isoform X2 — protein sequence MAFSRDPLNMPLHFSNKREGRKTSCLLGCGRMKRSRSVISRLVPHAAVSPSPPPTDASHLDALHLFRRAHRRGAPLAADAFPPLLSACRSFPSLGRQAHALMVKSAADLDPVPATALLDVYSRCGLLRYALDVFDGMPVRDSIAWNAFISCLVRHGLPADAISAFRAMAVDGGSPFTGFTLCSVLKACASMRAVRLGKQIHARVIGDGNDSLVMATALIDFYSGCGMIQEAFDVFNRLNREKDVAIYNALISACIQNRRLKEAFSVLGLVRPNEITLTCALSACSDCLSLSYGKQVHCVMVRHGFDSDTTLCNAIVDMYAKCGELTSGRISFEQIHRKNVVSWTTMISAYGSHGRGVEAWKLFKRMQEEEISGHVSPNAVTFLSVLSACSHSGLVDEGRECLFAMQSKHGIDPGPEHDACFIYLLSRAAMLNACKANMDLKRGEQMARHLLSLDPDNPGSYVLLANFYAACGQWEGAEYLRRMMKVRGLKKEAGNSQFELPVAIEI from the exons ATGGCATTCTCGAGGGACCCACTTAACATGCCCCTCCATTTTTCCAATAAAAGGGAGGGTAGGAAAACGTCGTGTTTGCTGGGTTGTGGGCGAATGAAGAGGTCTCGTTCTGTGATCTCTCGGCTCGTCCCGCACGCTGCTGTGTCCCCCTCGCCGCCCCCAACCGATGCATCTCATCTCGACGCCCTCCACCTCTTCCGCCGTGCGCACCGCCGCGGCGCCCCCCTCGCCGCTGACGCGTTCCCACCCCTCCTCTCCGCTTGCCGCTCCTTCCCCTCCCTCGGCCGCCAAGCCCACGCGCTCATGGTCAAGTCCGCAGCCGACCTCGACCCCGTCCCCGCCACCGCCCTGCTCGACGTGTACTCCAGGTGCGGCCTCCTCCGCTACGCCCTCGACGTGTTCGACGGAATGCCCGTCCGGGACTCGATCGCGTGGAACGCCTTCATCTCCTGCCTCGTCCGGCACGGCCTCCCCGCCGACGCCATCTCGGCCTTCCGCGCCATGGCGGTGGATGGAGGGTCTCCGTTCACCGGCTTCACTTTGTGTTCTGTGCTGAAAGCCTGCGCGTCCATGCGTGCGGTTCGGCTTGGCAAGCAGATCCACGCTCGGGTGATTGGCGACGGCAATGACTCCCTCGTCATGGCCACAGCGCTTATCGACTTCTATTCCGGTTGCGGAATGATTCAGGAGGCGTTCGACGTGTTCAACAGATTGAATCGCGAGAAAGATGTTGCAATCTACAACGCCTTAATCAGCGCGTGCATCCAGAACAGGCGATTAAAGGAGGCCTTCTCGGTGTTAGGACTCGTGAGGCCCAACGAGATCACCCTTACTTGTGCTCTTTCTGCATGCTCGGACTGTTTGAGCTTGTCCTACGGAAAGCAAGTGCACTGTGTGATGGTCCGCCATGGATTCGATTCAGATACGACCTTGTGTAACGCCATCGTCGATATGTATGCCAAGTGCGGGGAGCTAACATCAGGGCGAATATCTTTTGAACAGATTCATCGCAAGAACGTTGTTTCTTGGACAACCATGATTTCGGCCTATGGAAGCCATGGGCGTGGTGTTGAAGCTTGGAAGTTGTTTAAGaggatgcaagaagaagaaataagCGGTCATGTTTCACCAAATGCTGTGACATTCCTTTCGGTTCTCTCGGCCTGCAGCCATTCGGGACTGGTGGATGAGGGGCGAGAGTGCTTGTTTGCAATGCAGAGCAAGCATGGCATAGATCCTGGGCCTGAGCATGATGCTTGTTTCATCTACCTGTTAAGTCGTGCAG CTATGCTGAATGCTTGCAAAGCCAACATGGATTTGAAGAGAGGTGAGCAGATGGCAAGGCATCTTCTTTCGCTGGATCCTGATAATCCTGGAAGTTATGTACTGCTGGCGAACTTTTATGCAGCTTGTGGACAGTGGGAGGGGGCAGAGTACTTGAGAAGAATGATGAAGGTCAGAGGGTTGAAGAAGGAGGCAGGTAACAGCCAGTTTGAGTTACCTGTTGCAATTGAAATCTGA
- the LOC135675539 gene encoding uncharacterized protein LOC135675539, whose protein sequence is MFAAAGGLSLVPQPFDGPAAAAVAKHASRCRLPPRRRSLFLGRAACAARPATSGGSGVDQEEASREEASRIGDADPRQLRRSADWRAARAYKDSGVLFDGKIEAFNNGGLLIRFYSLLGFLPYPLLSPSHSCKDPSRTIQDIAKDLVGSSISVKVIEANEEEKKLIYSEKDAAWSKYSSQINVGNVFDGRVGSLEDYGAFVHLRFPDGDYHLTGLVHVTEVSWDLVQDVRDFLHEGDEVKVKIIQIDKDKSRINLSIKQLEDDPLMETLDKVIPQEGQLVSDSIDTSSSMNIEPLPGLESICKELLQEDGISDVRLGRQGLEKRVVSQDLQLWLSNVPAKDKQFTLLARAGRQVQEVYLTTTLDQDGIKKAVQRVLGRVP, encoded by the exons ATGTTCGCTGCGGCCGGTGGGCTCTCCCTCGTCCCGCAGCCCTTCGACGGCCCCGCTGCGGCCGCCGTTGCCAAGCACGCGTCGCGGTGTCGTCTCCCTCCCCGGAGGAGGAGTCTCTTCCTCGGGAGAGCCGCCTGCGCCGCGAGGCCCGCCACTTCCGGAGGCAGCGGCGTTGACCAAGAGGAAGCGTCTCGCGAGGAGGCCTCCAGAATCGGCGATGCTGACCCCCGCCAACTCCGG AGGTCTGCTGATTGGAGGGCAGCAAGAGCTTACAAAGATAGTGGCGTGCTCTTTGATggcaagattgaagccttcaATAATGGGGGCCTGCTGATTCGATTTTATTCACTTCTTGGCTTCCTCCCTTACCCTCTTCTTAGTCCATCCCACTCATGTAAAG atccatcAAGAACCATTCAAGATATAGCAAAAGATCTAGTAGGCTCATCTATTTCTGTAAag GTAATTGAAGCAAATGAGGAGGAAAAAAAGCTCATCTATTCTGAGAAAGATGCCGCTTGGTCAAAATATTCTAGCCAAATTAATGTTGGCAATGTTTTTGATGGAAGAGTGGGTTCCTTAGAAGACTATGGTGCATTTGTTCACCTACGTTTCCCTGATG GTGATTATCATCTAACTGGACTGGTGCATGTCACTGAGGTTTCCTGGGATTTGGTTCAAGATGTGAGAGATTTTCTACATGAAGGAGATGAAGTCAAGGTCAAAATCATTCAGATAGATAA AGATAAATCAAGGATTAATCTGTCGATTAAGCAGCTGGAGGATGATCCTCTTATGGAGACATTGGATAAAGTAATTCCTCAG GAAGGTCAACTTGTATCTGATAGTATCGATACATCTTCTAGTATGAACATCGAGCCTCTTCCAGGACTTGAGAGCATATGTAAAGAACTACTACAGGAGGATGG CATAAGTGATGTACGATTAGGGCGTCAAGGATTGGAGAAGCGTGTTGTCTCACAAGACTTGCAGCTTTGGCTTTCAAAT GTACCAGCCAAAGACAAGCAGTTTACACTCCTTGCTAGAGCTGGAAGACAG GTCCAGGAGGTGTACTTGACAACTACACTTGATCAGGATGGCATAAAGAAGGCTGTGCAGCGTGTACTGGGTAGAGTACCTTGA
- the LOC103971105 gene encoding glycine-rich RNA-binding protein 4, mitochondrial has protein sequence MRHLVSRWRLARPSSLQQPRFHCAPPPPPPPSNSKLFVGGLSWSVDEMSLKDAFSSFGDVTEVRIMYDKNTGRSRGFGFIHFASDDAAKCAKFAMDGKAFLGRPLRISFAIDKVRGGPVLVPRLPAVGESTN, from the exons atGAGGCATTTGGTGAGTAGGTGGAGGCTCGCTCGACCCTCGAGCTTGCAGCAGCCGCGATTCCACTGcgctccgccgccgcctccgccgccttCCAATTCGAAATTGTTTGTGGGAG GTCTGTCGTGGTCTGTGGATGAGATGTCTCTCAAGGATGCCTTCTCTTCCTTTGGAGATGTCACCGAAG TGAGGATCATGTATGACAAGAACACTGGAAGGTCAAGAGGGTTTGGATTCAtccattttgcatcggatgatgcAGCTAAATGCGCTAAATTTGCCATGGATGGAAAG GCATTCTTAGGTCGACCGTTGAGAATAAGCTTTGCTATCGACAAGGTTCGTGGTGGACCAGTTTTAGTTCCTCGGCTTCCAGCAGTAGGAGAATCAACTAATTGA
- the LOC135585781 gene encoding pentatricopeptide repeat-containing protein At5g66500, mitochondrial-like isoform X1, whose protein sequence is MAFSRDPLNMPLHFSNKREGRKTSCLLGCGRMKRSRSVISRLVPHAAVSPSPPPTDASHLDALHLFRRAHRRGAPLAADAFPPLLSACRSFPSLGRQAHALMVKSAADLDPVPATALLDVYSRCGLLRYALDVFDGMPVRDSIAWNAFISCLVRHGLPADAISAFRAMAVDGGSPFTGFTLCSVLKACASMRAVRLGKQIHARVIGDGNDSLVMATALIDFYSGCGMIQEAFDVFNRLNREKDVAIYNALISACIQNRRLKEAFSVLGLVRPNEITLTCALSACSDCLSLSYGKQVHCVMVRHGFDSDTTLCNAIVDMYAKCGELTSGRISFEQIHRKNVVSWTTMISAYGSHGRGVEAWKLFKRMQEEEISGHVSPNAVTFLSVLSACSHSGLVDEGRECLFAMQSKHGIDPGPEHDACFIYLLSRAGRIEEAWKFYCDLILNPDNLTSAVCIAMLNACKANMDLKRGEQMARHLLSLDPDNPGSYVLLANFYAACGQWEGAEYLRRMMKVRGLKKEAGNSQFELPVAIEI, encoded by the coding sequence ATGGCATTCTCGAGGGACCCACTTAACATGCCCCTCCATTTTTCCAATAAAAGGGAGGGTAGGAAAACGTCGTGTTTGCTGGGTTGTGGGCGAATGAAGAGGTCTCGTTCTGTGATCTCTCGGCTCGTCCCGCACGCTGCTGTGTCCCCCTCGCCGCCCCCAACCGATGCATCTCATCTCGACGCCCTCCACCTCTTCCGCCGTGCGCACCGCCGCGGCGCCCCCCTCGCCGCTGACGCGTTCCCACCCCTCCTCTCCGCTTGCCGCTCCTTCCCCTCCCTCGGCCGCCAAGCCCACGCGCTCATGGTCAAGTCCGCAGCCGACCTCGACCCCGTCCCCGCCACCGCCCTGCTCGACGTGTACTCCAGGTGCGGCCTCCTCCGCTACGCCCTCGACGTGTTCGACGGAATGCCCGTCCGGGACTCGATCGCGTGGAACGCCTTCATCTCCTGCCTCGTCCGGCACGGCCTCCCCGCCGACGCCATCTCGGCCTTCCGCGCCATGGCGGTGGATGGAGGGTCTCCGTTCACCGGCTTCACTTTGTGTTCTGTGCTGAAAGCCTGCGCGTCCATGCGTGCGGTTCGGCTTGGCAAGCAGATCCACGCTCGGGTGATTGGCGACGGCAATGACTCCCTCGTCATGGCCACAGCGCTTATCGACTTCTATTCCGGTTGCGGAATGATTCAGGAGGCGTTCGACGTGTTCAACAGATTGAATCGCGAGAAAGATGTTGCAATCTACAACGCCTTAATCAGCGCGTGCATCCAGAACAGGCGATTAAAGGAGGCCTTCTCGGTGTTAGGACTCGTGAGGCCCAACGAGATCACCCTTACTTGTGCTCTTTCTGCATGCTCGGACTGTTTGAGCTTGTCCTACGGAAAGCAAGTGCACTGTGTGATGGTCCGCCATGGATTCGATTCAGATACGACCTTGTGTAACGCCATCGTCGATATGTATGCCAAGTGCGGGGAGCTAACATCAGGGCGAATATCTTTTGAACAGATTCATCGCAAGAACGTTGTTTCTTGGACAACCATGATTTCGGCCTATGGAAGCCATGGGCGTGGTGTTGAAGCTTGGAAGTTGTTTAAGaggatgcaagaagaagaaataagCGGTCATGTTTCACCAAATGCTGTGACATTCCTTTCGGTTCTCTCGGCCTGCAGCCATTCGGGACTGGTGGATGAGGGGCGAGAGTGCTTGTTTGCAATGCAGAGCAAGCATGGCATAGATCCTGGGCCTGAGCATGATGCTTGTTTCATCTACCTGTTAAGTCGTGCAGGTAGGATCGAGGAGGCATGGAAATTCTACTGTGATCTAATTTTGAATCCAGATAATCTGACCAGTGCAGTCTGTATAGCTATGCTGAATGCTTGCAAAGCCAACATGGATTTGAAGAGAGGTGAGCAGATGGCAAGGCATCTTCTTTCGCTGGATCCTGATAATCCTGGAAGTTATGTACTGCTGGCGAACTTTTATGCAGCTTGTGGACAGTGGGAGGGGGCAGAGTACTTGAGAAGAATGATGAAGGTCAGAGGGTTGAAGAAGGAGGCAGGTAACAGCCAGTTTGAGTTACCTGTTGCAATTGAAATCTGA